Proteins encoded within one genomic window of Streptomyces sp. NBC_01314:
- a CDS encoding putative bifunctional diguanylate cyclase/phosphodiesterase, with protein MAVVDRDGLVVTANGAMGTLLGTGAEPLVGRVAADLVDLASDTRTWHAYREVLRGRQARLRCTRRLKQPDGTWLWVQVSVAPLPEEERAVLLSVTDISANRLLQARLHHLQMHDPVTRLPNRTLFFEQLSAALERETYDEVGTGRIGLVYLDLDGFKAVNDTLGHRVGDRLLTAVAERLTRCADEAALLRTAGTAAGAPLVARLGGDEFALLVEDSTGTEQLADLADSVLKALQAPFDLAGQRLSVSASIGVVERQSASTTATGLMQAADTTLYWAKADGKARWTLFDPERNAHRMTRQALSSTLRAAVGRGEFALEYQPLVGMAEGEVRGVEALVRWHHPQFGLLTPNRFISLAEEDGSIVQLGRWILATACRQARRWQIDHPDRAPIFVSVNVAVRQVWDSDLVADVAEILAETGLAPHLLQLELTESALMGSAGRPLQALRALSDMGVRIAIDDFGTGYSNLAYLSRLPVSVLKLDGAFVRGFQYESAEESGAAGDDGQPNPADEIIVEALVQLAHRLGLSVTAEGVETDAQAARLRRLGCDTGQGWLYSRAVSPERIAELLGAAACPQA; from the coding sequence ATGGCCGTGGTCGACCGGGACGGGCTGGTCGTCACCGCCAACGGGGCGATGGGGACGCTGCTCGGGACAGGCGCGGAGCCGCTGGTCGGGCGGGTCGCCGCCGACCTGGTGGACCTCGCCTCGGACACCCGCACCTGGCACGCCTACCGCGAGGTGCTGCGCGGCCGGCAGGCCCGGCTGCGCTGTACACGCCGACTGAAACAGCCGGACGGGACCTGGCTGTGGGTGCAGGTGTCGGTGGCGCCGCTGCCCGAGGAGGAGCGGGCGGTCCTCCTCTCGGTCACCGACATCAGCGCCAACCGCCTGCTTCAGGCCAGGCTCCATCACCTGCAGATGCACGACCCGGTGACCCGGCTCCCCAACCGCACCCTCTTCTTCGAACAGCTCTCCGCCGCCCTCGAACGGGAAACGTACGACGAGGTCGGCACCGGCCGGATCGGTCTGGTCTATCTGGACCTGGACGGCTTCAAGGCGGTCAACGACACCCTCGGCCACCGTGTCGGCGACCGGCTCCTCACGGCCGTCGCCGAGCGGCTCACCCGGTGCGCCGACGAGGCCGCCCTCCTGCGCACGGCCGGTACGGCGGCCGGGGCGCCGCTGGTGGCCAGACTCGGTGGTGACGAGTTCGCGCTGCTCGTGGAGGACTCCACCGGCACGGAGCAACTCGCCGACCTGGCCGACTCGGTCCTCAAGGCCCTGCAGGCCCCCTTCGACCTGGCCGGTCAGCGGCTGTCCGTCTCGGCCTCGATCGGCGTCGTCGAACGGCAGTCGGCGAGCACGACGGCGACCGGGCTGATGCAGGCCGCCGACACGACGCTGTACTGGGCGAAGGCCGACGGAAAGGCCCGCTGGACGCTGTTCGACCCGGAGCGCAACGCCCACCGCATGACCCGTCAGGCCCTGTCGTCCACGCTGCGGGCGGCCGTCGGACGGGGCGAGTTCGCCCTGGAGTACCAGCCGCTGGTGGGCATGGCGGAGGGCGAGGTGCGCGGGGTCGAGGCGCTGGTGCGCTGGCATCACCCGCAGTTCGGCCTGTTGACGCCGAATCGGTTCATCTCATTGGCGGAGGAGGACGGCTCGATCGTCCAGCTCGGGCGGTGGATTCTGGCCACCGCCTGCCGGCAGGCCCGCCGCTGGCAGATCGACCACCCGGACCGGGCGCCGATCTTCGTCAGCGTGAACGTGGCCGTCCGCCAGGTCTGGGACTCCGACCTGGTCGCCGACGTCGCCGAGATCCTCGCGGAGACCGGGCTCGCCCCGCACCTGCTGCAGCTGGAGCTCACCGAGTCCGCGCTCATGGGCTCCGCCGGCCGCCCCCTCCAGGCCCTCAGGGCCCTCAGCGACATGGGCGTACGGATCGCCATCGACGACTTCGGCACCGGGTACTCCAACCTCGCGTACCTGAGCCGGCTGCCGGTGTCGGTGCTGAAGCTGGACGGGGCGTTCGTACGGGGGTTCCAGTACGAGAGCGCTGAGGAGAGCGGGGCCGCCGGGGACGACGGGCAGCCCAACCCCGCCGACGAGATCATCGTCGAGGCCCTCGTACAGCTCGCCCACCGGCTCGGGCTGTCGGTCACGGCGGAGGGCGTGGAGACCGACGCGCAGGCCGCCCGGCTGCGCCGGCTCGGCTGCGACACCGGGCAGGGGTGGCTGTACTCCCGCGCGGTGTCGCCGGAACGGATCGCGGAACTGCTGGGGGCGGCGGCCTGCCCTCAGGCCTGA
- a CDS encoding M6 family metalloprotease domain-containing protein — MQRPLLWKELLGDRAPALRSTAAMLTSLTALAATSLIAAPSAVPLSEPCTLRRTQAHHSEGLDTWNSAYPRPTRDLDAVLVFLSFPDAAPLTTPAELTADHFPATSEFFERASYGKFALHPHPGREWLEMPQPSTAYAIRRDWNASHRAAYLRDALATADPHVDFSRYDVVYLVADPHAPGVDSDATKVVNLESPLEVDGTGLRRVVTVFERHPPDRLVLAHETGHVFDLPDLYHRPVDGKGDWDTHVGDWDLMGSQFALAPDLFAWHKWKLGWLEPRQVTCVRGVGGTRLTLEAVGAGPRGAYEGETAEAEMAEMAEMAEMAETGETGETGEVGGGEAVGRAGEGAAVAGVGARAFGAGRGKKLAVVRTGSDSVLAIEARGAVGNDGSVCTQGVLVYRVRGGAESGGGPIEVLDAHPRTEACWEESVYPPLADAPVGVGESFKVPGEAVEVEVEGRTATGAWTVRITTGR; from the coding sequence GTGCAGCGTCCGCTCCTCTGGAAGGAACTCCTGGGCGACCGGGCGCCCGCTCTGCGCAGTACAGCGGCCATGCTCACCTCCCTCACCGCGCTCGCCGCGACCTCCCTGATCGCGGCCCCCTCCGCCGTGCCGCTGTCGGAGCCGTGCACGCTGCGACGCACCCAGGCACATCACTCGGAGGGTCTCGACACCTGGAACTCCGCGTATCCACGCCCCACCCGCGACCTCGACGCCGTACTCGTATTCTTGTCATTCCCGGACGCGGCCCCTCTCACCACACCGGCCGAGCTGACCGCGGATCATTTTCCGGCCACCAGCGAGTTCTTCGAACGCGCCTCGTACGGCAAGTTCGCACTTCACCCCCATCCGGGACGTGAGTGGCTGGAGATGCCCCAGCCGTCGACGGCGTACGCCATACGGCGTGACTGGAACGCGTCGCACCGGGCCGCCTACCTCAGGGACGCGCTCGCCACGGCCGACCCGCACGTCGACTTCTCCCGGTACGACGTCGTGTACCTCGTCGCCGACCCGCACGCGCCCGGCGTCGACTCGGACGCGACGAAGGTGGTCAACCTCGAATCCCCGCTGGAGGTCGACGGCACGGGCCTCCGCCGGGTGGTCACCGTGTTCGAGCGGCATCCACCGGACCGGCTCGTCCTCGCCCACGAGACGGGCCATGTCTTCGATCTCCCCGACCTCTACCACCGCCCCGTCGACGGCAAGGGCGACTGGGACACCCATGTCGGCGACTGGGACCTCATGGGCAGCCAGTTCGCCCTGGCCCCGGATCTGTTCGCCTGGCACAAGTGGAAGCTGGGCTGGCTGGAACCGCGCCAGGTGACGTGCGTACGGGGGGTGGGGGGCACCCGGTTGACGCTGGAGGCGGTGGGGGCGGGGCCACGGGGGGCGTACGAGGGGGAGACGGCGGAAGCCGAGATGGCCGAGATGGCCGAGATGGCCGAGATGGCCGAGACGGGCGAGACGGGCGAGACGGGCGAGGTCGGGGGTGGTGAGGCCGTCGGGCGTGCGGGTGAGGGCGCGGCGGTGGCCGGTGTCGGGGCGCGGGCCTTCGGGGCCGGACGGGGCAAGAAGCTGGCGGTCGTCCGTACGGGTTCCGACAGCGTGCTCGCGATCGAGGCGCGCGGCGCGGTCGGCAACGACGGTTCCGTCTGCACACAGGGCGTCCTCGTCTACCGCGTCCGCGGCGGCGCCGAGTCCGGCGGCGGCCCCATCGAGGTCCTCGACGCCCACCCGCGCACGGAGGCCTGCTGGGAGGAGTCCGTGTACCCGCCCCTCGCGGACGCGCCGGTGGGTGTGGGCGAGAGCTTCAAGGTGCCGGGGGAGGCCGTGGAGGTGGAGGTGGAGGGGCGTACGGCGACCGGCGCGTGGACGGTGCGGATCACGACGGGGCGGTAG
- a CDS encoding AAA family ATPase — translation MTPTEAVLDPGAAAGRATDAILRDTLHGDARGVVVDSPPGAGKSTLVVRAALELASAGRPLMVIAQTNAQVDDLVIRLAEKDPDLPVGRLHSSDSDPYDKALDDLANVRKSTKAADLAGLDVVISTAAKWAHVNGVEPWRHAIVDEAYQMRSDALLAVAGLFERALFVGDPGQLDPFAIVGSEQWAGLSYDPSASAVSTLLAHNPELPQHRLPVSWRLPASAAPLVSDAFYPFTPFRSGTEHGDRRLGFAVPSDGSGPDRVIDEAAESGWGLLELPARHTPRTDPEAVRAVALVVRRLLDRGGAATSERSEEPVPLTADRIAVGTAHRDQAAAVRSALTELGVCDVVVDTANRLQGREYDVTVVLHPLSGRPDATAFHLETGRLCVLASRHRHACVVVCRAGVTDLLDDHPSIEPVQLGVTVKFPDGWEANHAVLAELGKHRVGWRP, via the coding sequence GTGACCCCCACCGAGGCCGTACTCGACCCCGGGGCGGCGGCCGGCCGGGCCACCGACGCGATCCTGCGCGACACGCTGCACGGCGACGCGCGCGGTGTCGTCGTCGACTCGCCGCCCGGCGCCGGGAAGTCGACGCTCGTCGTCCGCGCGGCGCTCGAACTCGCCTCCGCCGGACGGCCCCTGATGGTCATCGCGCAGACGAACGCGCAGGTCGACGACCTGGTCATCCGGCTCGCCGAGAAGGACCCGGACCTCCCGGTCGGCCGGCTGCACAGCAGCGACAGCGACCCGTACGACAAGGCACTGGACGATCTGGCGAACGTACGGAAGTCGACGAAGGCGGCCGATCTGGCCGGGCTGGACGTCGTGATCTCCACGGCCGCGAAGTGGGCGCACGTCAACGGGGTCGAGCCGTGGCGGCACGCGATCGTCGACGAGGCGTACCAGATGCGGTCGGACGCGCTGCTGGCCGTGGCGGGGCTGTTCGAGCGGGCGCTGTTCGTGGGTGATCCCGGGCAGCTGGACCCGTTCGCGATCGTGGGCAGCGAGCAGTGGGCGGGGCTGTCCTACGACCCGTCGGCCTCGGCGGTGAGCACCTTGCTGGCCCACAACCCGGAGCTGCCCCAGCACCGGCTGCCGGTGTCCTGGCGGCTCCCGGCGTCGGCGGCGCCCCTGGTCTCCGACGCGTTCTATCCCTTCACCCCCTTCCGCAGCGGTACGGAGCACGGGGACCGGCGGCTCGGGTTCGCGGTGCCGTCGGACGGCTCCGGTCCGGACCGGGTGATCGACGAGGCGGCCGAGTCGGGATGGGGGCTGCTGGAGCTGCCGGCCCGGCACACGCCACGGACCGATCCCGAGGCGGTACGGGCCGTCGCCCTGGTCGTACGTCGACTCCTCGACCGGGGCGGGGCGGCGACCTCGGAGCGGTCCGAGGAGCCCGTGCCGCTGACCGCCGACCGGATCGCCGTCGGCACGGCCCACCGCGACCAGGCCGCAGCGGTGCGCTCCGCGCTGACCGAGCTGGGCGTCTGCGACGTGGTCGTGGACACGGCCAACCGGCTCCAGGGGCGCGAGTACGACGTCACGGTCGTCCTGCACCCGCTGTCCGGGCGCCCCGACGCGACGGCGTTCCACCTGGAGACCGGGCGGCTGTGCGTCCTCGCCTCCCGACACCGGCACGCCTGCGTCGTGGTGTGCCGGGCGGGCGTCACCGACCTGCTCGACGACCATCCGTCGATCGAGCCGGTGCAGCTGGGGGTGACCGTGAAGTTCCCGGACGGCTGGGAGGCGAACCACGCGGTGCTGGCGGAGCTGGGGAAGCACCGGGTGGGTTGGCGGCCCTAG
- a CDS encoding histidine phosphatase family protein, whose protein sequence is MAPRILLARHGQTEWSLLGKHTGRTDIPLLEEGRRGAKLLGERLHRAPLDGLPGVDVRTSPLSRARETCDLAGFGERATEWDTLMEVDYGAYEGLTPAEIQAFRPGWLMWRDGVPEGETLQQISARADEVVAWARGEDRDVLVFAHGHVLRSIAARWLGLDVGFAARVRLNPTSLSVLGWAYGDPAIESWNDTGHLS, encoded by the coding sequence ATGGCACCGCGCATCCTGCTGGCCCGGCATGGACAGACGGAATGGTCCCTGCTCGGGAAGCACACCGGCAGGACGGACATCCCGCTCCTCGAAGAGGGCCGGCGCGGTGCCAAGCTCCTCGGGGAGCGCCTTCACCGGGCGCCCCTGGACGGGTTGCCCGGTGTCGACGTCCGGACGAGTCCCCTGTCCCGCGCGCGTGAGACCTGCGATCTGGCCGGCTTCGGCGAGCGGGCCACCGAGTGGGACACGCTGATGGAGGTGGACTACGGGGCGTACGAGGGGCTGACGCCCGCCGAGATCCAGGCCTTCCGGCCCGGCTGGCTCATGTGGCGCGACGGCGTCCCCGAGGGGGAGACCCTTCAGCAGATCTCCGCGCGCGCGGACGAGGTGGTCGCGTGGGCGCGCGGCGAGGACCGCGATGTGCTGGTCTTCGCCCACGGGCACGTCCTGCGGTCCATAGCCGCGCGCTGGCTGGGGCTGGACGTCGGCTTCGCGGCCCGCGTCCGCCTCAACCCGACCTCTCTGTCGGTGCTGGGCTGGGCCTACGGCGACCCGGCGATCGAGTCCTGGAACGACACGGGGCATCTGTCATGA
- a CDS encoding bifunctional DNA primase/polymerase: MSGGVETGRYPQDGADVARVTAEGAAWLASAGTYPRSTLTLWEERPAAPVVLPCGSVFDVVSVPAIFGRRMLDRLWDEGAGSGPVAVYRGRMLLFASPGTAHRLPTLLEWEEWGSPGRTGAVPPLLCHGAGDAVTVPAVLQTGGDSALEGGTRGSGEAGGSTPDAPGVARIGSRWLVAPDTRRPWLPGPEVLLWAAVRAARASASATVRVSIFPPPDQGAKVYDVSRRR; the protein is encoded by the coding sequence ATGAGCGGTGGAGTTGAGACGGGCAGGTACCCGCAGGACGGGGCAGATGTCGCGAGGGTCACGGCGGAGGGGGCGGCTTGGCTGGCCTCGGCAGGAACGTATCCGCGCAGCACGTTGACGCTGTGGGAGGAGCGGCCGGCCGCGCCGGTGGTGCTGCCGTGCGGGAGCGTGTTCGACGTCGTCAGCGTGCCGGCGATCTTCGGGCGGCGCATGCTCGACCGGTTATGGGACGAGGGCGCCGGCTCCGGGCCGGTCGCCGTCTACCGCGGACGCATGCTGCTGTTCGCCTCCCCCGGCACCGCCCACCGGCTGCCCACGCTCCTGGAGTGGGAGGAGTGGGGCTCCCCCGGCCGCACCGGCGCCGTCCCGCCGCTCCTCTGCCACGGCGCGGGCGACGCCGTGACCGTCCCGGCCGTCCTCCAGACCGGAGGCGACAGCGCCCTCGAAGGCGGCACCAGGGGCAGCGGCGAGGCCGGCGGCAGCACGCCGGACGCGCCCGGTGTCGCCCGGATCGGGTCCCGTTGGCTCGTCGCTCCGGACACCCGCCGACCTTGGCTTCCGGGGCCCGAGGTACTGCTCTGGGCGGCCGTCCGGGCGGCCCGCGCGAGTGCCTCCGCGACCGTGCGCGTATCGATTTTTCCTCCCCCCGATCAGGGTGCTAAGGTCTACGACGTCAGCAGGCGCCGCTAG
- a CDS encoding spermidine synthase — translation MGRSKKGQGRRGQGADAVVEEVDGGLAELQPDRDRPRAWTLLVDGAPQSHVDLDDPAYLSFEYQRRLGHVIDLVAPAGRPVHAVHLGGGAFTLARYAAATRPRSTQQVVERDAALVQLVRRELPLDPNARIRVRSTDAREGLAKVPDGWADLVIADVFSAARTPAHLTSTEFLTDVRRVVKPGGYYAANLADGPPLAHLRGQIATAAAVFPELALIADPTVLRGRRFGNAVLVASDQPLPVAELTRRAASDPHPGRVEHGRALTDFTGGAVPVTDAGAVASPVPPSSVFR, via the coding sequence GTGGGCAGGTCCAAGAAGGGGCAGGGGCGGCGTGGGCAAGGGGCCGACGCCGTTGTCGAGGAGGTCGACGGGGGGCTTGCCGAGCTGCAACCCGATCGGGACCGGCCTCGGGCGTGGACGTTGCTGGTCGACGGGGCACCGCAGTCGCACGTCGATCTCGACGATCCGGCGTATCTGTCGTTCGAGTACCAGCGCCGGCTCGGACATGTCATCGATCTCGTCGCCCCGGCCGGGCGGCCCGTGCACGCCGTACACCTCGGCGGGGGCGCCTTCACCCTCGCCCGGTATGCCGCCGCCACGCGCCCCCGCTCCACCCAGCAGGTCGTCGAACGTGACGCGGCACTCGTCCAACTGGTCCGGCGGGAACTGCCGTTGGATCCGAACGCGCGCATACGGGTGCGGTCGACGGACGCGCGCGAAGGGCTCGCGAAGGTGCCGGACGGGTGGGCGGACCTGGTCATCGCGGATGTGTTCAGCGCGGCGCGCACCCCGGCGCACCTGACGTCGACGGAATTCCTCACGGACGTACGGCGGGTGGTGAAGCCCGGCGGGTACTACGCCGCCAACCTCGCCGACGGCCCGCCGCTGGCCCATCTTCGCGGCCAGATCGCCACCGCCGCCGCCGTCTTCCCGGAGCTGGCACTGATCGCCGACCCCACGGTGTTGCGGGGCAGACGATTCGGCAACGCGGTCCTGGTCGCCTCCGACCAGCCGCTCCCCGTCGCCGAACTGACCCGCCGTGCCGCCTCCGACCCGCACCCCGGCCGCGTCGAACACGGCAGGGCGCTCACCGACTTCACGGGCGGCGCGGTGCCGGTGACGGACGCGGGGGCGGTGGCCTCGCCCGTGCCGCCGTCGTCGGTGTTCCGCTGA
- a CDS encoding phosphatase PAP2 family protein, with product MSQTEATEAPVTRRTGAPVTEGAPNARLRWWTELPLILLVYGAYSAGRLLARGDTAHAVDHGLELLRIEKALWLNAEHPLNRLFTREPWIGIPADFWYASLHYLVTPALLIWLFRSRTVRYRAARTWLLTSTFIGLVGFTLLPTCPPRLLDPSHGFVDTMAYYSSWGWWGGEASAPRGLGGMTNQYAAMPSLHVGWALWCGVILWRFGGGSRLVRTAAVAYPLITTIVVMGTANHYFLDAVAGAAVMGAGLLLTPLVLRTADRCRTALGLRTMTAGRFDGGDRPHGEEPVVPATAASRGSISPIVSGGCQTSPGERIPRQRIIEPEPGAAPSQAGDGAAAAAR from the coding sequence ATGTCGCAGACCGAGGCGACCGAAGCACCGGTTACCAGAAGGACCGGCGCACCGGTTACCGAGGGGGCGCCGAACGCGCGGCTCCGCTGGTGGACCGAACTGCCGCTGATCCTGCTGGTGTACGGGGCGTACTCGGCCGGGCGGCTGCTCGCCCGCGGCGACACCGCCCACGCCGTCGACCACGGCCTGGAGCTCCTGCGGATCGAGAAGGCCCTGTGGCTCAACGCCGAGCATCCGCTGAACCGCCTGTTCACCCGTGAGCCCTGGATCGGGATACCCGCCGACTTCTGGTACGCGTCACTGCACTACCTGGTCACGCCCGCGCTCCTGATATGGCTCTTCAGGTCCCGTACCGTGCGCTATCGCGCGGCCCGCACCTGGCTGCTGACCTCCACCTTCATCGGCCTTGTCGGCTTCACCCTGCTCCCCACCTGCCCGCCCCGGCTGCTCGACCCGTCCCACGGATTCGTCGACACCATGGCCTACTACAGCTCGTGGGGCTGGTGGGGCGGCGAGGCCAGCGCGCCCCGGGGCCTGGGCGGCATGACGAACCAGTACGCGGCGATGCCGAGCCTGCACGTCGGCTGGGCCCTGTGGTGCGGTGTGATCCTCTGGCGCTTCGGCGGCGGCTCGCGGCTCGTGCGGACCGCCGCCGTCGCGTACCCGCTGATCACCACGATCGTGGTGATGGGCACCGCGAACCACTACTTCCTCGACGCGGTGGCGGGCGCCGCCGTGATGGGGGCGGGCCTGCTGCTGACACCGCTGGTGCTGCGGACCGCGGACCGGTGCCGGACGGCGCTCGGCCTGCGGACGATGACCGCGGGCCGGTTCGACGGCGGTGACCGACCGCACGGTGAGGAGCCCGTCGTTCCAGCCACGGCCGCCTCTCGGGGCTCAATTTCCCCCATTGTCAGTGGTGGATGCCAGACTTCCCCGGGTGAGCGAATTCCACGGCAGCGGATCATCGAACCCGAGCCGGGTGCCGCCCCCTCGCAAGCAGGGGACGGCGCTGCGGCAGCGGCTCGCTGA